A stretch of Kyrpidia spormannii DNA encodes these proteins:
- a CDS encoding M23 family metallopeptidase: MKQEDPHFEHSRDTEPGEPDKGQESDAPVGGQAEPGERMAAEGTPVGPGERTWRNILRTRWFYPAIYLTAAVLIIALMYAKTAQVWPFAHETPAPAPNSTALDNNNPPAVPVGAQPGFIWPADPSAQVSVSMKNFDDTLSKDAQAAALVKFDNSYYPHHGIDLSAQNGKPFQVLAAAAGKVSKVEDDPLMGKVVEIAADNGYTLYYASLADVSVKPGESVTQGQPIGTSGLNKFEAADKNHVHLEIKKDGQDVNPETLLPKPGTP; this comes from the coding sequence GTGAAACAAGAAGACCCGCATTTTGAGCATTCCCGGGATACGGAACCGGGCGAGCCCGACAAGGGTCAGGAATCGGACGCACCGGTGGGTGGGCAGGCGGAACCCGGGGAGAGGATGGCCGCCGAGGGGACGCCGGTCGGCCCTGGGGAACGTACGTGGCGAAATATTCTGCGGACACGGTGGTTCTACCCAGCCATTTATTTGACGGCCGCCGTCCTAATCATCGCCCTCATGTACGCCAAAACTGCCCAGGTCTGGCCTTTTGCCCATGAGACGCCGGCGCCGGCGCCGAACTCCACCGCCCTTGACAACAACAATCCTCCGGCAGTTCCCGTGGGAGCGCAGCCGGGGTTCATCTGGCCGGCAGATCCTTCCGCCCAGGTCAGCGTTTCGATGAAGAATTTTGACGACACCCTCAGCAAAGACGCCCAGGCGGCGGCACTGGTGAAATTCGACAACAGCTACTATCCGCATCACGGTATTGACCTTTCGGCCCAGAACGGAAAGCCGTTCCAAGTTCTGGCCGCTGCGGCGGGGAAGGTCAGCAAGGTGGAAGATGACCCGCTGATGGGTAAAGTGGTGGAGATAGCGGCAGATAACGGGTATACGCTGTACTACGCATCCCTTGCGGATGTGTCCGTCAAACCCGGCGAATCGGTGACCCAGGGGCAACCCATCGGCACCTCGGGTCTCAACAAGTTCGAAGCGGCGGACAAGAACCACGTGCATTTGGAGATCAAGAAAGATGGTCAAGATGTGAATCCGGAAACCTTGCTTCCCAAACCCGGAACTCCGTAA
- the spoIID gene encoding stage II sporulation protein D, with product MKRFSWTALLPVILAFLVPTAAVIALRPGPAALPAADPGPVIRVYRAATHSVTPMPLEDYVAGVVAAEMPANFHMEALKAQAVAARTNAVRTLAHPGRATGGADITDDHTRDQAFLSPDDLRRRWGSQFTAKFNRIQQAVKETAGQILVYGGQPIDATFFSTSNGYTASAQEVWGKNLPYLQSVPSPWDASVAPRFQDTKTVSIKDLAAALHLTAVPATPGGSFIQVLGESPTHRITQLRVGDRVVSGNDFRTAVGLNSTSFTWTVSGGEVTFRTTGYGHGVGMSQYGAEALARQGKTAEEILQYYYRGIQVVPWSKTLVLAAAKRPNP from the coding sequence TTGAAGCGCTTTTCTTGGACAGCCCTGCTGCCTGTGATCCTCGCCTTTCTCGTCCCGACGGCCGCCGTGATCGCCCTCCGCCCGGGGCCGGCCGCCCTCCCCGCGGCTGATCCCGGGCCGGTGATCCGCGTGTACCGGGCCGCGACCCATTCGGTGACTCCCATGCCCCTGGAAGACTATGTCGCCGGGGTCGTCGCGGCAGAAATGCCGGCGAATTTTCACATGGAGGCGCTCAAAGCCCAGGCCGTGGCCGCCCGCACAAACGCCGTCCGGACCCTGGCCCATCCCGGCCGGGCCACCGGAGGGGCGGATATCACCGACGACCATACCCGGGATCAAGCGTTTCTTTCTCCCGACGATCTTCGCCGCCGGTGGGGATCGCAGTTTACGGCCAAATTCAACCGCATCCAGCAGGCGGTGAAGGAAACGGCGGGCCAAATCCTCGTCTACGGGGGCCAGCCCATTGACGCGACCTTTTTCTCCACGAGCAACGGCTATACGGCCAGCGCCCAGGAGGTGTGGGGAAAAAACCTCCCCTATCTTCAGTCAGTCCCATCTCCCTGGGACGCCTCGGTGGCCCCGCGATTTCAGGACACGAAAACGGTGTCCATTAAAGACTTGGCGGCGGCTTTACACCTGACAGCCGTGCCCGCCACCCCGGGAGGCTCCTTTATTCAAGTCCTCGGGGAGAGCCCGACCCATCGCATCACCCAGCTTCGCGTCGGGGACCGGGTGGTGAGCGGCAACGATTTTCGCACAGCTGTGGGGCTCAATTCCACATCCTTCACCTGGACGGTCTCCGGCGGCGAGGTGACCTTTCGAACGACGGGCTACGGCCACGGAGTCGGCATGAGCCAGTACGGCGCCGAAGCCCTGGCACGGCAGGGGAAAACGGCGGAGGAAATTTTACAGTACTACTATCGAGGGATCCAAGTGGTGCCTTGGTCCAAAACCTTGGTTCTGGCGGCGGCCAAAAGGCCGAACCCTTAA
- the istA gene encoding IS21 family transposase — MISIEDWTAIRALHARGVSIKAIARQLGISRNTVRRALRGDDPPKYVRKKPSARATDPFLEHIRQMYVEKQLIGTRIYAELQKMGYQGSLSAVHRCLQRLKKEQPHTEVRVQRMETAPGEQAQFDWSEYSVKIGGKEVKVYAYRYILSYSRMRYTHFALNQTLETVLEALECGIRHFGGVPERVLIDNAGQMVVDHRPDGAVRYHPEFLKVMGLYRMDPYACAPYRAQTKGKVERAFYMLEQHFLKGTEFKDFEDLITQGKSFDESENQRVHRRLGQTPLERFEADRAALRPLPERRYVDSVRVLRRVSRDGYISVDHVEYSVPPSYLGREVWVTQPRGAYVEMYGPDGTFLCRHVKSRDTGSIHTLPEHQAPHRERVSVRQRFCEVFPSGAAFYQGLTRRYAHNARYHAARILDMRSTYSDESIEMALKEALAYGATDEKVVLKLLANYPTKPAASSRNVEVQALSRRADTIRPLSYYSQLLH; from the coding sequence TTGATCTCTATCGAGGATTGGACTGCGATTCGAGCACTCCATGCCCGCGGTGTCAGTATTAAGGCGATTGCGCGGCAACTGGGAATTTCGCGCAACACTGTGCGTCGTGCCTTGCGGGGAGACGATCCACCCAAGTATGTGCGAAAGAAGCCGTCGGCTCGGGCAACAGACCCATTCCTGGAGCACATTCGACAGATGTACGTGGAAAAACAATTGATCGGAACACGAATCTATGCGGAGTTGCAGAAGATGGGGTACCAAGGTTCACTTTCTGCGGTTCACCGGTGTCTGCAGCGGCTGAAGAAAGAACAGCCGCACACCGAAGTGCGGGTTCAGCGGATGGAGACGGCTCCAGGTGAACAAGCCCAGTTCGACTGGTCGGAGTACTCAGTAAAGATAGGAGGCAAGGAGGTCAAGGTATACGCGTACCGTTACATTCTCAGTTATAGTCGAATGCGATACACGCACTTTGCGCTGAATCAAACGCTGGAGACGGTCCTGGAAGCTCTGGAGTGCGGGATTCGCCACTTTGGCGGTGTGCCTGAGAGGGTGCTGATCGACAATGCCGGTCAAATGGTCGTGGATCATCGGCCGGATGGAGCTGTACGGTACCACCCGGAATTTCTCAAGGTCATGGGACTGTACCGGATGGACCCGTATGCATGCGCCCCGTACCGCGCCCAAACGAAGGGGAAAGTGGAACGGGCCTTCTATATGCTGGAACAGCATTTCCTCAAAGGGACGGAGTTCAAAGACTTTGAGGACCTCATTACCCAAGGGAAGTCCTTTGACGAATCGGAGAATCAGCGGGTGCACCGCCGGTTGGGACAAACCCCGTTGGAGCGGTTTGAGGCGGACCGGGCGGCTTTACGGCCCCTCCCCGAGCGCAGGTATGTCGACAGTGTGCGCGTCTTGCGCCGCGTCAGCAGAGACGGATACATCTCCGTCGATCACGTGGAATACTCGGTCCCGCCCTCCTACCTCGGCCGGGAGGTGTGGGTGACGCAACCCAGGGGGGCATATGTCGAGATGTACGGCCCAGACGGCACCTTCTTGTGTCGGCACGTCAAATCGAGAGACACCGGCTCGATCCACACGCTGCCCGAACACCAGGCGCCTCACCGGGAGCGTGTCTCGGTTCGTCAGCGATTCTGCGAGGTGTTTCCCAGCGGTGCGGCATTCTACCAAGGGCTCACCCGTCGGTATGCCCACAACGCTCGGTACCATGCCGCCCGCATCCTGGACATGCGCAGCACCTATAGCGACGAGTCTATTGAAATGGCCCTGAAGGAGGCCTTGGCTTACGGAGCCACGGACGAGAAGGTCGTGTTGAAACTGCTGGCCAACTACCCGACAAAACCGGCCGCCTCTTCGAGAAACGTCGAGGTCCAGGCGTTATCTCGGCGCGCCGACACCATTCGCCCGTTGTCCTACTACAGTCAACTGTTGCATTAA
- the istB gene encoding IS21-like element helper ATPase IstB — protein MTEDAMETLKQHLKTLQLPYMREVVEREIENAVKMKLTYQAFLTRLVEAEVLQKTNRSIATKIHLARFPRICTLEEFDFSFQPSLHAAEIRELGELGFIHRKENVIFLGPPGVGKTHLAIALGVKACTARLRVAFFTASELADLLYASLADRSTPQKLASLSRYHLLIIDELGYMPMDKQRANLFFQLVSKRYETGSIILTTNMPFDEWDKVFGDTIASAAIIDRLVHHSHIFHIQGHSYRMKDKLKADASA, from the coding sequence GTGACCGAAGATGCGATGGAGACCCTGAAACAACATCTCAAAACGCTCCAACTGCCGTATATGCGGGAGGTGGTGGAACGGGAAATTGAGAACGCGGTGAAAATGAAGCTGACTTACCAAGCTTTTCTCACGCGGCTCGTGGAAGCGGAAGTGTTGCAGAAGACCAACCGGTCCATTGCCACGAAGATTCATCTGGCGCGATTCCCGCGGATCTGTACATTGGAGGAGTTCGATTTCTCGTTTCAACCTTCGCTCCATGCCGCGGAGATTCGGGAATTGGGAGAACTCGGCTTTATCCACCGAAAAGAAAACGTTATTTTCCTAGGTCCTCCAGGGGTTGGAAAAACGCACTTAGCGATTGCCCTTGGGGTCAAAGCGTGCACGGCCAGACTCCGGGTCGCGTTTTTCACCGCCTCTGAACTGGCGGATCTCTTGTATGCCAGTTTAGCGGATCGTTCCACGCCCCAAAAGCTGGCGTCGCTGAGCCGCTACCACCTGCTGATCATCGACGAGTTGGGCTACATGCCCATGGACAAGCAACGGGCGAACCTCTTTTTCCAGCTCGTCAGCAAGCGCTATGAGACGGGATCAATCATCCTGACGACCAACATGCCTTTTGACGAGTGGGACAAGGTGTTTGGCGATACAATTGCTTCTGCCGCCATCATTGATCGTCTGGTGCATCACAGTCACATTTTTCACATTCAGGGTCACAGTTACCGGATGAAGGACAAGCTCAAGGCCGATGCCTCCGCCTAA
- a CDS encoding methyl-accepting chemotaxis protein gives MPNRGQFYLTINRAVQTQQRVAARIDKELFGFSYYAVAVPLFESGEFVGAVALNVLTTREDELRTQAHELSALVEQLSANAESLSRSAAEVASANDDMSQHAALAQERIQLTSGVLSFIHEVAAQSNLLGLNAAIEAARAGESGRGFAVVADEIRRLAQRSQSASKEIEDSLSQIRAAVERMVTDIQTSSQYTESQASAAEELAASLGQIARAAETVARLSQGEGNDARLASAGTAVAAESAPSQEGAGSPSS, from the coding sequence GTGCCAAACCGGGGTCAATTCTACTTGACGATCAACAGAGCCGTGCAGACCCAGCAGCGGGTGGCGGCCCGGATCGACAAGGAGTTGTTCGGATTTTCTTACTACGCCGTGGCCGTGCCGCTGTTTGAGTCCGGGGAGTTCGTCGGGGCCGTGGCGTTGAATGTGTTGACCACCCGGGAGGATGAGCTGCGCACGCAAGCGCACGAACTTTCTGCACTTGTCGAACAATTGTCCGCCAATGCGGAATCGTTGTCCCGTTCCGCAGCGGAGGTGGCTTCGGCCAATGACGACATGAGCCAGCACGCCGCTTTGGCCCAGGAGCGGATCCAGCTGACTTCCGGGGTGCTCTCCTTTATCCACGAAGTCGCGGCCCAGTCGAACCTCTTGGGGCTCAACGCCGCCATTGAAGCGGCCCGGGCGGGAGAATCCGGCCGGGGCTTTGCCGTGGTCGCCGACGAGATCCGGCGCCTGGCCCAACGCAGTCAGTCCGCCTCCAAAGAGATCGAGGACAGCCTGTCCCAGATCCGTGCCGCCGTGGAGCGCATGGTCACAGACATTCAGACCTCCAGTCAGTACACCGAATCCCAAGCCAGTGCCGCCGAAGAGCTGGCCGCATCCCTGGGGCAGATCGCCCGGGCGGCGGAGACCGTGGCCAGGCTTTCCCAAGGGGAAGGCAACGATGCGCGTCTCGCTTCCGCGGGGACGGCCGTTGCGGCAGAATCGGCCCCGTCCCAGGAGGGGGCCGGCTCACCGAGTTCATAA
- the murA gene encoding UDP-N-acetylglucosamine 1-carboxyvinyltransferase, which yields MATILVQGGRPLKGTVRVSGAKNASLPILAASLLAVEGRCVVEDVPFLRDVDCMCDMIQALGVDVQREPGGVVRLNAEEVSHTEAPYELVRRMRASFVVMGPLLARFGHARVALPGGCAIGARPVDQHIKGFEALGAEVTVEHGYVEARAPRGRLRGNRVYLDIPSVGATQNIMMAAALADGLTIIENAAKEPEIVDLANFINKMGGRVRGAGTDVIRVEGVDRLRGVEHTVIPDRIEAGTFLLAGAITGGEIYVEGAISTHLKPLLAKLKETGVHVEDDVNGIFVAGGPGQRALDIKTHYYPGFPTDMQAQIMALLTIIPGTSMVTETVFENRFMHVAELQRMGADIRVEGRTAVIEGVPKLTGARVNSTDLRAGAALLLAGLAAEGETEVHGVHHIDRGYVDIVGKLHALGAAIKRVE from the coding sequence TTGGCGACCATTCTCGTGCAAGGCGGTCGACCCCTCAAGGGGACGGTCCGGGTAAGCGGGGCGAAAAACGCCTCCCTTCCCATTCTGGCGGCGTCGCTGTTGGCCGTGGAGGGCCGGTGCGTGGTTGAAGATGTACCGTTCCTCCGGGACGTCGATTGCATGTGTGACATGATCCAGGCGCTTGGGGTCGATGTCCAGCGCGAGCCTGGAGGCGTGGTCCGGCTCAATGCCGAGGAGGTTTCCCACACGGAAGCTCCTTACGAGTTGGTTCGCCGGATGCGCGCCTCCTTTGTTGTGATGGGTCCGCTCCTCGCCCGATTTGGACATGCCCGGGTGGCCCTGCCCGGCGGGTGCGCCATCGGGGCCAGGCCGGTGGATCAGCATATCAAAGGATTCGAAGCCCTGGGCGCCGAAGTCACCGTGGAGCACGGCTATGTCGAGGCCCGGGCTCCCCGGGGTCGCCTGCGGGGCAATCGGGTGTACCTCGACATCCCAAGTGTTGGAGCGACCCAAAACATCATGATGGCGGCCGCCCTGGCAGACGGGCTGACGATCATCGAGAATGCGGCCAAAGAACCGGAGATTGTTGATCTGGCCAATTTTATCAACAAAATGGGCGGCCGGGTCCGGGGGGCCGGCACGGACGTCATCCGGGTGGAGGGCGTGGATCGGTTGCGGGGGGTGGAGCACACGGTCATCCCCGATCGAATCGAAGCCGGCACCTTTTTGTTGGCCGGTGCGATTACCGGCGGAGAGATCTATGTCGAGGGTGCCATCAGCACGCACTTGAAGCCCTTGCTGGCGAAGCTCAAAGAAACTGGGGTTCACGTCGAGGACGATGTGAACGGGATTTTTGTGGCGGGGGGCCCCGGACAGCGTGCCCTGGACATCAAGACGCACTATTATCCCGGTTTCCCGACAGACATGCAGGCGCAGATCATGGCGCTGCTCACGATCATTCCCGGGACCAGCATGGTCACGGAAACGGTGTTTGAGAACCGCTTCATGCACGTGGCCGAACTCCAGCGCATGGGGGCGGACATCCGGGTGGAAGGGCGGACTGCGGTGATCGAAGGGGTGCCAAAACTCACCGGCGCCCGGGTGAATTCGACAGACCTGCGGGCGGGTGCCGCCCTGCTGTTAGCAGGCCTGGCTGCTGAAGGGGAAACAGAAGTGCACGGCGTCCACCACATCGACCGAGGATACGTAGATATCGTCGGGAAACTCCACGCCCTCGGGGCGGCGATCAAGCGGGTGGAGTGA
- a CDS encoding YwmB family TATA-box binding protein, translated as MRKIGFLGLAVCAVVAWISLYTGQFTMAQSVAPTAFLEKAFAATGARVEGYGVHHWSILNHELMSTDQLKRMAAKLNATLQLRDTREWVYDQGDQRVFQLQGWWPGGTSGVLVLTSLKTDSQPDTTLVLRVEHTGPGTDGLAAAYDRVKQTVESAGQTPRIDSCLYGSLSVRMSETERQNRIAQALASVRAKEVEALRSPQVTSVSAYSPQTKDYILTGSKKMNLQIAVHDDAYENKTRVVVGTPIVTVEY; from the coding sequence ATGCGAAAAATCGGTTTTCTGGGTTTGGCGGTTTGTGCGGTGGTGGCGTGGATTTCCTTGTATACCGGCCAGTTCACCATGGCGCAGTCTGTGGCTCCCACGGCGTTCTTGGAGAAAGCGTTTGCGGCCACCGGCGCCCGGGTGGAAGGATACGGGGTTCATCATTGGTCCATCCTGAATCATGAACTGATGTCCACTGATCAACTGAAACGAATGGCGGCAAAACTCAATGCCACCTTGCAACTCCGCGACACTCGGGAGTGGGTTTACGACCAAGGCGATCAGCGGGTCTTCCAGCTCCAGGGCTGGTGGCCGGGCGGAACCTCGGGCGTGCTGGTCCTCACGTCCCTCAAAACGGATTCCCAGCCGGACACGACCCTGGTGCTCCGGGTTGAGCATACCGGACCGGGCACCGACGGCCTGGCGGCGGCCTACGACCGGGTCAAACAGACGGTTGAATCCGCCGGCCAGACCCCTCGAATTGACTCTTGTCTATACGGAAGCCTCAGTGTTAGAATGAGCGAGACAGAGCGCCAAAACCGGATTGCTCAGGCGTTGGCTTCGGTCCGGGCCAAGGAGGTCGAAGCCCTGCGCTCGCCTCAGGTGACCAGCGTCTCTGCCTATTCCCCCCAAACGAAAGACTACATACTGACGGGCAGCAAAAAGATGAATCTGCAGATCGCTGTACACGATGACGCGTACGAGAACAAGACCCGGGTAGTGGTGGGGACTCCGATCGTCACCGTGGAGTATTAG
- a CDS encoding DUF1146 family protein, with the protein MPLDLLPSPGASGALAVLLLLFALVIAWYALGQVKWGIFLKDGGSPQAKVLRLLLAIALAWTLVQFISAYMFAWRMLKNLFTG; encoded by the coding sequence ATGCCCTTGGATCTTTTGCCTTCGCCCGGAGCCTCGGGCGCCCTGGCCGTATTGCTTCTTCTTTTTGCCCTGGTCATCGCCTGGTATGCTTTAGGCCAGGTGAAATGGGGGATTTTCCTGAAAGACGGCGGCAGTCCCCAGGCAAAGGTGCTGCGGTTGCTTCTCGCCATCGCGCTGGCCTGGACGCTCGTCCAATTCATCAGTGCCTATATGTTCGCCTGGCGTATGCTGAAAAATCTGTTTACCGGTTGA
- a CDS encoding MFS transporter, with product MEPSTAEQSLARQPVWKALWIVSLGHFLNDTMTTLVPSLLPLFQSHLGLSYIELGVLVLVANVTSSMVQPIIGAWTDRHPKAWLLPAGEFVVGAGAAAMGFAPSYGWLLVLVALLGAGSAAFHPEASRAAHLAAGVQKGTAQSIFQVGGNAGQAIAPLVVSLLFVHTGLHGSIWLLVPAMLAAGALATIVPWYGAKAKVKAPRVVRTAGGTGAAWAVVLLLVVVTFRSWMQAGLSGFLPLYYVNVRGLSTSVAEVYTALFLLAGALGTFIGGPLSDRIGKRRLILISMAGAIPFSLVLPYAHGIWAAVDVVLLGFIVLSTFAVTVVFGQELMPGRIGLVSGLMIGLAVGMGGVGASLAGYVADRFGITTAIEILAVLPLLAAVLAWWLPEDRPLSPRGRPATKPHH from the coding sequence GTGGAACCGAGCACCGCAGAACAGTCGTTGGCCAGGCAGCCGGTGTGGAAGGCCTTGTGGATCGTATCCCTGGGTCACTTCCTGAACGACACCATGACCACCCTGGTCCCTTCATTGCTGCCGTTATTTCAAAGCCACCTCGGACTGAGTTATATCGAGCTGGGCGTGCTCGTCCTTGTCGCCAACGTGACGTCCTCAATGGTGCAACCGATCATTGGCGCCTGGACGGATCGGCACCCCAAGGCATGGCTGCTCCCCGCCGGGGAGTTCGTCGTGGGTGCCGGTGCGGCGGCCATGGGGTTCGCGCCGAGTTACGGATGGTTGTTGGTTCTGGTGGCGCTGCTCGGCGCGGGCTCGGCCGCGTTTCACCCCGAGGCCAGCCGGGCGGCCCACCTGGCGGCCGGGGTTCAGAAGGGCACCGCCCAATCAATTTTCCAGGTGGGGGGCAATGCCGGGCAGGCCATCGCCCCTCTGGTCGTGAGTCTCTTGTTTGTCCACACCGGCCTTCATGGCAGCATTTGGCTGCTGGTACCGGCGATGCTCGCCGCCGGGGCGCTGGCGACCATCGTGCCTTGGTACGGGGCCAAGGCCAAGGTCAAAGCCCCCCGGGTGGTGCGCACCGCGGGCGGGACGGGTGCGGCCTGGGCGGTCGTTCTTCTGCTCGTGGTCGTGACCTTTCGATCGTGGATGCAGGCCGGGCTGTCCGGTTTTCTGCCCTTGTACTACGTAAACGTCCGGGGTCTGTCCACCTCCGTGGCGGAGGTCTACACCGCCCTGTTCCTTCTGGCCGGGGCGTTGGGGACTTTTATCGGCGGCCCCCTGTCGGACCGCATCGGGAAGCGCCGGTTGATCCTCATCTCCATGGCCGGGGCCATTCCCTTTTCCCTGGTTCTGCCCTATGCCCACGGCATATGGGCGGCGGTGGACGTGGTGCTCCTGGGCTTTATCGTCCTGTCCACCTTCGCGGTCACCGTCGTCTTTGGCCAGGAGCTGATGCCTGGGCGCATCGGCCTCGTGTCCGGGCTGATGATCGGTTTGGCGGTGGGCATGGGGGGCGTCGGCGCCTCCTTGGCGGGGTATGTGGCCGACCGGTTTGGCATCACCACGGCCATCGAGATCCTCGCGGTTCTGCCCCTGCTGGCCGCAGTGCTCGCCTGGTGGCTACCTGAAGACCGGCCCCTCTCGCCTCGGGGCCGACCGGCGACAAAACCCCACCACTAG